GATTACACCTAACATCAACCAGCCCTGACTGTAGGAAGCTTCTTTGAATGATTCCTTATGCtcctagattaaaaaaaaaaagcaaggaaaggaaagaaaatgtactCGGCGGCAAAACCACATTATATTGAAAAAAGCTAATGCAGCTTctattgattttattgattgaatttttCGGTGTCAAATGCGCACTCTACTCGGAAAGGTTGTAATGTATCGCTCAGTGTAGTTAGAGCTGTGTTCACGACACTAACCAAAGCAATGAAATCAGGCAAAATTAGCTTAGTCTGGTGTAAACTGATCACTTTAAACAATaatgcatacagtacatgttgtaAACAATTCATATGTACCGTCATGTGGTAATGCCTCATCATTTTTTAGTTCTATAACACATAAGGGAAATTGATACAGCAGCATAGTATGACAGTATTTTGCGTGGGGACATTGTATTGATACACGGATGACAATTGTtggaattaaaatgattaaattacAGTTTCCTCGACATTCTTTAAGCAGCGCTTTTCCTCTCGGCTCCCCCTCATGTGTGGGCATTGCTTCcctcagacactgacacacacacacacacaatgtgtgtgcAATAAATGCCTCTCAAAACTAAAGATGGATGCACGTTCACCCAACATGAACCCTTCGGTCACACTGGTGAACCTGCaaacagagctgctgcagctgaggcCGCGTCTCCGAGCGGCTCTGTTATCGCTGACAGCGATACGAGGTGTCGCGGCACAGATAACTGCAGGGTGAACACGTGTAGACGTGTTCTATGTGTAATAAACAAATCTTGGTAAGACAAAGATGGACAATGGTTCACAGCAAAGTTTAAAACCAGgcttaaaaaaaatcctcattTTTATTGAATCAATCACTCAGCCTTTCATACGAAGCATTGCAACTCAAAACTGCATTGCAACTCAAAACTGCTGCacagaataacaataaaagGAACACCAACCACATAACATTAACACATATTCTCACAATCAGCCAGGGAAACATTGGAgaccaaaataacaaacacatacaatttattatttatacatttattcgTTTTTGGGGAAGAAAAATAACTTGCATACTACTTGGCAACAcactgtgacccatctgtgtaTCCTGACCAAGTCTCTGAGCAGTAACTGTCTTCGTGTGTAGGGAGGGTTCATGTTTTTCCTTGGATACCACTCAGGAGCGTCTGGGTTTAATCCCTTGGAACAGTGGCTGGTGTCAATGATAAGAGGGGGGAGTGCATGTCCTCTCTTTGTTGGTGGAAGAATCTGTGTGTAAGTCCCATGTCACTGTTTGTCCTGTTCCCCGTCACTGGAGAAAGTGGCCACTGAGAAGATCATACTGCCTTCTCCGTACCTGCACCAGACCTCCCCAGGATCCACCCACAGTGTGAATTCATAGGGCAGTCCCAGGTCACTGTACTGAACTCCACTCTCTCTGCAGGCACGGAGGATCACTGGATCCTCCTTGTTGAACCTGTTGACTCGGATGCACCTGTATGCCTGTCCTTTGCTGGGGTTTTCGGGGTACCAGTGTCCTACGAAGGTCTCACGCAGCGCGACGCCTAGCCTGTCGGCAAACAGCTCGACCTTGTGTGATTCCACCTTCCCGGCCATTTCCAGAAGCCTCTTCAGGTAGACCTGCACCGCTGCTATTTCTTGTCTCATGCCTCCAGTAGGTTCCATTATAATGGAGCAGTCGATGCTCCAGCATGTGTCCAAAGAGAGAATGGCAATGACACCACGCCTCTGAGGTACATGCCCTTGTGTTA
Above is a window of Solea senegalensis isolate Sse05_10M linkage group LG2, IFAPA_SoseM_1, whole genome shotgun sequence DNA encoding:
- the LOC122765431 gene encoding protein BTG3-like — translated: MTLMFFKTIMALKIFHLTITQGHVPQRRGVIAILSLDTCWSIDCSIIMEPTGGMRQEIAAVQVYLKRLLEMAGKVESHKVELFADRLGVALRETFVGHWYPENPSKGQAYRCIRVNRFNKEDPVILRACRESGVQYSDLGLPYEFTLWVDPGEVWCRYGEGSMIFSVATFSSDGEQDKQ